The Mycobacteriales bacterium genomic interval TCCAGCGCGGACCGCAGCACCGCGAAGTTCAGCGACAGCCGCCGTACGCCCAGGGCCGGGCCGGCGTCGGCCAGCGAGACGACCAGGAACTCGTTCAGCCCGTTGTCCGCGGTCCGGTCCCGGCGCATGAGGTCCAGCGACAGGCCGTCCTCGCCCCAGGGCACGAAGTGCAGCAGCCCGCGCAGTGTTCCGTCCTGGTGCGCGGTGACAACCACGCAGTCGGGGTCGGCCGGGTCGCCGATGCGGGACAGCGCCATCGAGAAGCCGCGCTCGACCGTGCCGCCGCGCCAGGCCGCCGCGACCGAGACCAGCTCGGACAGCTCGGCCGGCGGGATCTCCCCGGTCCGCCGGACCGCCGCGGTGAAGCCGGCCCGCTCGATCCGGGAGACCGCCTGCCGGACGCCCCGCATCGGCCGTCCGGCCTGGCTGAACGTGTCCAGGTCGAGCACGGCCTCGTCGCCCAGCTCGTACGCGTCCAGGCCGTGCCGGGCCCAGACGGTCGCGCCGAGCTCGCCGCAGCCGATCGTGGCCGGCACCCAGGCGTGCCGCCGGGCCAGCTCCAGCGTCTCGGCGATCGCGCCCGGCCAGGCCTCCGGGTCGCCGATCGGGTCGCCGCTGGCCAGCAGCACCCCGTGCACGACCCGGTACGCCACCGCCGCCTTGCCGCTGGCCGAGAACACCACGCTCTTGTCCCGCCGCAGCGCGAAGTAGCCGAGCGAATCGCGCCCGCCGTGCCGGGCCAGCAGCTCCCGCAGCCGCTGCTCGTCGGTGCCGGAGAGCAGGGCCACCGGCTCGGCCGCCCGCAGCACCAGGTACGCCGTGGAGAACGCGGTCAGCAGCCCGAAGGCGAGCAGCACGGCCGAGACCAGGTCGGCCGCCCGGTCGCCGGAGAACCGCAGCGGGCCGCGGACGCCGACCAGCCCGAGCAGCACGTGCCGCAGCTGCATCCCCAGCGACGGGCGGCCGACGACGTGGTCGCCGTACACCTGGAGCATGAGCAGGCCGAGGCCGGTGCCGATCGCGGCCAGCTGGACGAACCGGCGGACCACGAGCCAGCGGCTGGTCGGGTCGCCCTCGGCCTGGAACTCGCGCCGGGTCGCCACCAGCAGGCCCAGCACCGCGAGCGAGGCCAGCGCCTCCTCCACGTCCAGGCCCTTGGCCAGGTGGGCGATCGCGACCAGGAGCGTCACCGCGACCGCGGTCAGCCAGGCCCGCCGCTTGCGCCGGCGCAGCCCGCCGGCCAGGTAACAGAGCAGCACGCCGAGCGCGGCCGCGACCGCCGTCGCGGTGTCGGCGCCGAGCAGCGGGACGAGCTCGGTGAGCACCCGCATCCGGCCCCGGATCGGCGGCAGCAGCGCGCTGACCACCGTGCCCGCGCCCAGCAGCCAGGTCACGGTGGCCACCAGGGTCGCGGTCCGCCGGCTCGCCTCCCTGACCGTCGCCGCCTCCGGGCCCCGAGGGACCAGGAGGGTGGGTCTGCTCACGACTGCTCCTCGATAGATGGCGCGGCGTTGCGCCCTGGCGCGCCAACCGTACGGGCCGGACGGTGAGGGGCCGGTGAGCGCCCTATCGTGATCGGGTGGGCGGGCCCGGCGTGCGGCGGTGGCGTCGTCCCACCGTTGCCGGGGCCTTCCGGGGCGCCGACGTCGGCTGGGCGTACGCGGCCGTGGTCGTCGTCGTGGCGATCGTGGTCCGGGTGCTGCCGGGGACGCGGCCCCAGGACCTGGTCCTGGACACCAGCACCAACCTGGACAACCTGCGGCACACGCCGCTGCTCGTGCTGGGGGCCAGCGCGTTCGTGGTCTGGCCGCTGTGGGGGCTGTGGATCCTCGCCCCGCTGGTGCTGGTCTTCGGGGCGGCGCAGCGCTGGCTGGGCCGGACCGCGACGATCATCGTCGCCGTGCTCGGGCACGTCGGCGCGACGCTGTTCGTGGCCGTGCTGCTCGCCGCCGGGATCAACGACGGCGTGGTCGACCCGGCGATCGCCCGGGAGCCCGACGTCGGGGTCAGCTACGGGCTGGCCGCCGTGGCCGGGCTGCTGGCCGGCCGGGTCCCGCGCCGCCTCCGCCCCTGGTACGTGCTGGGCCTGCTCGTCGTCACCGCCGGCCCACTGGGGCTGGACACCGACGTCACCGGCGTCGGGCACGTCCTCGCGGCGCTGCTCGGCTTCGCCCTGGCCGTGCTCACCACCCGCGCCGCCCGCCGTCCCCCGTCCTGAGCGCGCGGACGGTCAGCCGCGGTCCGTCATCGTGTAGCGCAGCCGGGCCATGCCGAACTCCGCGGCCGGCTCGATGTCGGCCTCGGCGAAGAGCACGTCGATCCGGCCGGCCAGCACCTGCGGGTCCCAGCGGCCGCCCTCGTTCTCCAGCGCGGCCGCGGACGTCCACGGCCGGTAGAGCTCGACCGCGTTGCCCTGGACCCCGAAGACCTTGCCGCTGATGTGCGCGGACGCCTCGCTGACCAGGTACGACACCAGCGGGGCGACGTTGTCCGGGTCCCAGAAGTCGAAGCCCTCGTTCGCCCCGAAGATGTCCCCGTACGCCCCCTCGGTCATCCGGGTGCGCGCGGCCGGCGCGATCGCGTTGCAGGTCACGCCCATCCGGGCCGACTCGAGCGCGACGATCTGCGCGAACGCGGCGATGCCGGCCTTGGCCGCGCCGTAGTTCGACTGGCCGAAGTTGCCGAGCAGGCCCGAGGTGGAGGCGGTGCAGACGATGTGGCCGGGGCCGCCGTGCTCCCGCCAGTGCCCGAGCGCCGCGTGCGTCGGCGCGTAGTGCCCGCGCAGGTGGACCCGGACGACCGTGTCCCACTCCTGCGGGCTCATCTTCACCAGCGTCCGGTCCCGCAGCACGCCGGCGTTGTTGACCAGCCCGTCGAGCCGGCCGAACTCGCGCACCGCGGTCGCGATCAGCTCGTCGGCGACGGCGATCTCGGAGACGTCGCCCTCGACCAGGACCGCGTTCCCGCCGGTGGCCTTGATCTCGTCGACGACCGCGGCGCCGACCGCCGGGTCGAACTCGTTGAGCACGATCGCGGCGCCCTGCCGTGCGCACTCGAGCGCCTCACCACGGCCGATACCGCGCCCGGCGCCGGTCACCACGACGACCTTGTCGTCCAACAGCCCCATGTCGGCCACCGTACCGGCGGCGCCGATAGAGTCAGCATGTGGCCGGGTATGTCGACAGCGAGGTGGGTCGGCTGCGTACGGTCCTGTTGCACCGGCCGGGCGCGGAGCTCAAGCGGCTGACCCCGCGCAACAACGACCAGCTGCTCTTCGACGGGATCCCGTGGGTGGACCGGGCCCAGGACGAGCACGACGGGTTCGCCCAGGCGCTGCGCGACCACGGTGTCGAGGTGCTCTACCTGGGCGAGCTGCTGGAGCAGA includes:
- a CDS encoding phosphatidylglycerol lysyltransferase domain-containing protein, whose amino-acid sequence is MSRPTLLVPRGPEAATVREASRRTATLVATVTWLLGAGTVVSALLPPIRGRMRVLTELVPLLGADTATAVAAALGVLLCYLAGGLRRRKRRAWLTAVAVTLLVAIAHLAKGLDVEEALASLAVLGLLVATRREFQAEGDPTSRWLVVRRFVQLAAIGTGLGLLMLQVYGDHVVGRPSLGMQLRHVLLGLVGVRGPLRFSGDRAADLVSAVLLAFGLLTAFSTAYLVLRAAEPVALLSGTDEQRLRELLARHGGRDSLGYFALRRDKSVVFSASGKAAVAYRVVHGVLLASGDPIGDPEAWPGAIAETLELARRHAWVPATIGCGELGATVWARHGLDAYELGDEAVLDLDTFSQAGRPMRGVRQAVSRIERAGFTAAVRRTGEIPPAELSELVSVAAAWRGGTVERGFSMALSRIGDPADPDCVVVTAHQDGTLRGLLHFVPWGEDGLSLDLMRRDRTADNGLNEFLVVSLADAGPALGVRRLSLNFAVLRSALERGERIGAGPIARAWRSVLVAASRWWQIETLYRFNAKFQPTWEPRFLCFPSARELPRIAVAALEAEAFLVRPRPLRGWLGRR
- a CDS encoding rhomboid-like protein; amino-acid sequence: MGGPGVRRWRRPTVAGAFRGADVGWAYAAVVVVVAIVVRVLPGTRPQDLVLDTSTNLDNLRHTPLLVLGASAFVVWPLWGLWILAPLVLVFGAAQRWLGRTATIIVAVLGHVGATLFVAVLLAAGINDGVVDPAIAREPDVGVSYGLAAVAGLLAGRVPRRLRPWYVLGLLVVTAGPLGLDTDVTGVGHVLAALLGFALAVLTTRAARRPPS
- a CDS encoding SDR family NAD(P)-dependent oxidoreductase, producing MGLLDDKVVVVTGAGRGIGRGEALECARQGAAIVLNEFDPAVGAAVVDEIKATGGNAVLVEGDVSEIAVADELIATAVREFGRLDGLVNNAGVLRDRTLVKMSPQEWDTVVRVHLRGHYAPTHAALGHWREHGGPGHIVCTASTSGLLGNFGQSNYGAAKAGIAAFAQIVALESARMGVTCNAIAPAARTRMTEGAYGDIFGANEGFDFWDPDNVAPLVSYLVSEASAHISGKVFGVQGNAVELYRPWTSAAALENEGGRWDPQVLAGRIDVLFAEADIEPAAEFGMARLRYTMTDRG